A DNA window from Stutzerimonas stutzeri contains the following coding sequences:
- the rplI gene encoding 50S ribosomal protein L9 gives MEVILLEKVANLGNLGDKVNVKSGYGRNYLLPQRKATAATAVNIAEFEARRADLEKAAAERKASAETRAAQLAELEVTITATAGDEGKLFGSIGTHDIADALTASGVEVAKSEVRLPNGTIRQVGEYDVAVHLHTDVEATVKLIVVAG, from the coding sequence ATGGAAGTCATCCTGCTGGAAAAAGTCGCAAACCTGGGCAACCTGGGCGACAAGGTAAACGTCAAGTCTGGTTACGGTCGCAACTACCTGCTGCCGCAGCGCAAGGCTACTGCTGCTACCGCAGTTAACATCGCCGAGTTCGAAGCTCGTCGCGCTGACCTGGAAAAAGCTGCTGCCGAGCGTAAGGCCTCTGCCGAAACTCGCGCTGCTCAGCTGGCTGAACTGGAAGTCACCATCACCGCTACCGCGGGCGATGAGGGCAAGCTGTTCGGTTCCATCGGCACTCACGACATCGCCGACGCACTGACCGCCTCTGGCGTTGAAGTGGCGAAGAGCGAAGTTCGTCTGCCGAACGGCACCATTCGCCAGGTTGGCGAATACGACGTAGCTGTGCACCTGCACACCGACGTCGAAGCGACCGTCAAGCTGATCGTCGTAGCCGGCTAA